One genomic region from Prunus persica cultivar Lovell chromosome G3, Prunus_persica_NCBIv2, whole genome shotgun sequence encodes:
- the LOC18779137 gene encoding rac-like GTP-binding protein RAC2 — protein sequence MSTARFIKCVTVGDGAVGKTCMLISYTSNTFPTDYVPTVFDNFSANVVVDGSTVNLGLWDTAGQEDYNRLRPLSYRGADVFLLAFSLISKASYENIAKKWIPELRHYAPTVPIVLVGTKLDLREDKEYLIDHPGATPISIAQGEELKKAIGAAVYIECSSKTQQNVKAVFDAAIKVVLQPPKPKKRRRKARHCVFL from the exons ATGAGCACAGCTAGATTCATCAAGTGTGTCACTGTTGGAGATGGAGCTGTTGGGAAGACATGCATGCTAATCTCTTACACCAGCAATACCTTCCCCACT gaTTATGTGCCTACAGTGTTCGACAACTTCAGCGCTAATGTGGTGGTGGATGGCAGCACAGTTAACCTTGGATTATGGGACACTGCAG GACAGGAAGATTACAACAGGCTGAGGCCTCTGAGCTATAGAGGTGCTGATGTGTTCTTGTTGGCCTTCTCTCTCATCAGCAAAGCCAGCTACGAAAACATTGCCAAGAAG TGGATACCTGAGCTGAGGCATTATGCTCCAACAGTCCCCATTGTTCTTGTGGGAACCAAACTTG ATTTGCGGGAGGACAAAGAGTATTTGATTGATCATCCTGGTGCTACACCAATATCAATTGCACAG GGTGAAGAGCTGAAGAAGGCAATTGGTGCTGCTGTTTATATAGAGTGCAGCTCCAAGACTCAGCAG AATGTGAAGGCTGTGTTTGATGCTGCCATCAAAGTTGTTCTGCAACCCCCTAAACCAAAGAAAAGGAGACGGAAGGCGAGGCATTGTGTGTTTCTCTAA